One window from the genome of Bufo bufo chromosome 4, aBufBuf1.1, whole genome shotgun sequence encodes:
- the LOC120999360 gene encoding hemoglobin heart muscle subunit alpha-type-like, protein MGLFQHHPDTKSHFTHMDVTPGSQDLKTHGGKIIHAINDALSHYGNLQENLAKLREMHTNKLKLSVDTLKLLCGCLLEVIVKHFPDVDKSACDKFLNEVAVALISS, encoded by the exons ATGGG TCTCTTCCAGCACCATCCAGACACCAAGTCCCACTTCACTCACATGGACGTGACCCCCGGCAGTCAGGATCTGAAGACACACGGAGGGAAGATCATCCACGCCATTAATGATGCCCTCAGCCACTATGGAAATCTGCAGGAGAACTTGGCCAAACTGCGGGAGATGCACACCAACAAGCTGAAGCTCAGTGTGGACACCCTCAAG CTGCTGTGTGGTTGTCTCCTGGAGGTCATCGTCAAGCATTTCCCAGATGTGGACAAGTCGGCCTGTGACAAGTTCCTCAATGAGGTTGCCGTTGCCCTGATCTCCAGCTGA